From Halapricum desulfuricans, a single genomic window includes:
- a CDS encoding glycosyltransferase family 4 protein, whose protein sequence is MAPTVLHLGWGFPPKITGGLDTAIAELFEVFEGRETVDMQIALPAEFDPGDRENVHGIETGSGDLITRVHQMEEEFVRLASDADIVHTNDWFGYRPGASAQQAHDIPWVTTFHSLSIERNLDPPPQELEAEQRIVDEADHLLTVSNVTRERIAEHHGGDAHVIHNGFPSVTPTGRDVKAELGIDGEMLFFVGRHTHQKGLSYLLAAVERLSREDITLVVGGTGHLTDQLKRFADALDIEDQVQFVGYVPEEELADYYASADLFVSPSLAEPFGITIVEALSVDTRVVTTDCGAAEILPDDVLVQVTPDSRAVAGGIQRGLAMDGPIEYETRTWGDVADDHEAFYREILEEA, encoded by the coding sequence ATGGCCCCGACAGTGCTACACCTGGGCTGGGGATTCCCCCCGAAGATTACCGGCGGGCTGGACACCGCAATCGCCGAGTTATTTGAGGTCTTCGAGGGCCGCGAGACCGTCGATATGCAGATCGCGTTGCCCGCGGAGTTCGACCCCGGCGATCGGGAGAACGTCCACGGCATCGAGACCGGCTCCGGTGATCTCATCACTCGGGTCCACCAGATGGAAGAAGAGTTCGTCCGGCTGGCGAGCGACGCGGACATCGTCCACACGAACGACTGGTTCGGCTACCGACCCGGCGCGAGCGCCCAGCAGGCACACGACATCCCCTGGGTAACGACGTTTCACTCGCTGTCGATCGAGCGCAACCTCGACCCGCCACCGCAGGAACTCGAGGCCGAACAACGGATCGTCGACGAGGCCGATCACCTACTCACTGTGAGCAACGTCACCCGCGAGCGGATCGCCGAGCACCACGGCGGGGACGCACACGTCATCCACAACGGCTTCCCGTCGGTGACGCCGACCGGCCGAGACGTCAAGGCCGAACTGGGCATCGACGGGGAGATGCTGTTTTTCGTCGGGCGACACACCCACCAGAAGGGGCTGTCGTATCTACTGGCCGCAGTCGAGCGTCTCAGTCGCGAGGACATCACGCTCGTCGTCGGTGGGACCGGGCACTTGACCGATCAGCTCAAACGCTTCGCCGACGCGCTGGACATCGAAGACCAGGTCCAGTTCGTCGGGTACGTCCCGGAGGAGGAACTGGCCGACTACTACGCCAGTGCGGACCTGTTCGTCTCGCCGTCGCTGGCGGAGCCGTTCGGAATCACGATCGTCGAGGCCCTCTCAGTCGACACCCGGGTCGTCACGACCGACTGCGGGGCCGCCGAGATCCTCCCTGATGACGTGCTTGTCCAGGTGACGCCCGACTCGCGAGCGGTCGCGGGCGGGATCCAGCGCGGACTCGCGATGGATGGCCCGATCGAGTACGAGACGCGAACCTGGGGCGACGTCGCCGACGACCACGAGGCGTTCTACCGGGAGATTCTCGAGGAGGCGTAG
- a CDS encoding RNA-guided endonuclease InsQ/TnpB family protein has protein sequence MKHTLRFRAYLPDDVASEAWRHIDILRQIRNHAVRDYYNSDYNDRPSDYDQHSKLKEWTDQWPTFAEPSQHAAQQAISRIHSDLETLQERRNEGYDVGRLRWQGAGEFRSVSYNQSSRFNVDHNTGDDRFVRLRLEKIGWFKIRSERDVPPAEDIDEVILKKETTGEWYVSLVTTIEDTPEKPPLSEIELEDCVGVDLGITSYIHTSENLSVDTLDLSDEYDCYAREQRKLDRKEHGSANWERQRRKVAQAKRKIKRRVRDYQHKLTTWLVTEYDVVAVEDLNVKPMLETTQNGKNKQDAAWSRFIELLEYKADLHGTHVEKVKPEGTTKECAVCGVETNKPIWVREHSCPACGHTDDRDLNAAKNILSRGLKQLGAGRSESTPVQTALPTFTPQREVVDAKRVVEAGSPGVVRKTSSSVMTRDGASRTT, from the coding sequence ATGAAACACACGCTTCGCTTCCGTGCGTACCTGCCCGACGACGTGGCCAGCGAAGCGTGGCGTCATATCGATATTCTCAGACAGATTCGCAATCACGCTGTCCGAGACTACTATAACTCGGACTACAACGACCGGCCATCCGATTACGACCAACACAGCAAACTCAAAGAGTGGACAGACCAGTGGCCGACCTTTGCCGAACCCTCTCAACACGCCGCACAACAAGCCATCAGCCGGATTCACAGCGATTTGGAAACGCTTCAAGAACGCCGAAACGAAGGCTACGATGTTGGGCGGTTGCGGTGGCAGGGTGCAGGCGAATTTCGGTCGGTGTCGTACAATCAGTCCAGTCGCTTCAACGTGGATCACAACACGGGCGACGACCGGTTCGTGCGACTCCGACTCGAAAAGATTGGCTGGTTCAAAATTCGATCAGAACGTGACGTGCCACCAGCAGAGGACATTGACGAGGTTATCCTGAAAAAAGAGACAACGGGTGAGTGGTACGTCTCACTGGTGACTACCATAGAAGACACACCAGAGAAACCGCCACTCAGTGAGATTGAACTAGAAGACTGTGTGGGTGTTGACCTTGGCATCACCAGCTACATCCACACATCCGAAAACCTGTCTGTGGATACGCTTGACCTGTCGGATGAGTACGACTGCTATGCACGCGAGCAGCGAAAACTCGACCGGAAAGAACACGGCTCTGCCAACTGGGAGAGGCAACGCCGGAAAGTAGCCCAAGCGAAACGAAAAATCAAGCGGAGGGTGCGAGACTACCAGCACAAGCTCACGACGTGGTTGGTCACAGAGTATGACGTCGTGGCCGTCGAAGACTTGAACGTGAAGCCAATGCTGGAAACCACCCAGAACGGCAAAAACAAGCAAGATGCCGCGTGGTCACGATTTATCGAGCTTCTGGAGTACAAGGCTGACCTACACGGAACGCACGTCGAAAAGGTGAAGCCAGAAGGAACGACGAAAGAGTGCGCTGTGTGTGGGGTCGAGACAAATAAGCCGATTTGGGTGCGGGAGCACTCCTGTCCTGCGTGTGGGCATACAGACGACCGCGACCTCAACGCAGCGAAGAATATTCTCAGCCGAGGACTCAAGCAGTTAGGGGCGGGACGCTCCGAATCAACGCCTGTGCAGACTGCGCTCCCTACGTTCACACCTCAGCGAGAGGTTGTGGATGCAAAGCGCGTCGTTGAAGCAGGAAGCCCCGGGGTCGTACGGAAGACATCGTCTTCCGTGATGACGAGAGACGGAGCCTCTCGAACCACTTGA
- a CDS encoding cytochrome P450 has protein sequence MTPGWVHVCESDWELIEELVLDVGVLPLSRCNAARASFDLRADFEALLNDVRDEPDQQPLEAEMLSAAEDAIRAYKRGENVGTQRLVQARIVKWALAELDD, from the coding sequence TTGACCCCGGGGTGGGTTCACGTCTGCGAGAGCGACTGGGAGCTGATCGAGGAGCTCGTGCTGGACGTGGGAGTTCTGCCGCTCTCGCGGTGTAACGCCGCACGGGCGAGCTTCGACCTTCGGGCTGACTTCGAGGCGCTGTTGAACGATGTCCGAGACGAGCCCGACCAGCAGCCGCTGGAGGCGGAGATGCTATCGGCTGCCGAGGACGCGATTCGGGCGTACAAGCGCGGCGAAAACGTCGGTACTCAGCGACTCGTCCAGGCCCGGATCGTCAAGTGGGCGCTTGCGGAACTCGACGACTAG
- a CDS encoding tyrosine--tRNA ligase produces the protein MDVDEQLELTTRHTQEVVTEEELQALFEERDQPRAYIGYAPTGEMHIGHFTTMRKLADFVEAGLDVTVLIADLHAHLDDEKSPFDLLAARSTYYEETIRAMIDAAGADPDRIEFVRGREFELDEEYSLELLRMAAETTISRAKRAASEVVRESDSPKLGGLLYPLMQTLDVDALDADIAYGGVDQRGIYMLSREILPDHGGDAPICLFAPLLSGLSGGKMSASDAASKVNLNDSPEDVAEKLDGAYCPMGEVEDNGVLEYVQHLVFPILGQRGESFVVERPDKYGGDLVYDSYEDLEADFLEEELHPQDLKNAAGEYISDVIDPIRTRLNDQPELLAEAYPERYGSTADE, from the coding sequence ATGGACGTCGACGAGCAACTGGAACTGACGACCCGCCACACTCAGGAGGTCGTCACTGAGGAGGAACTACAGGCGCTGTTCGAGGAACGCGATCAGCCGCGAGCGTACATCGGCTACGCTCCGACCGGCGAGATGCACATCGGCCACTTCACGACGATGCGCAAACTCGCCGACTTCGTCGAGGCCGGACTGGACGTGACCGTCCTGATCGCCGACCTGCACGCGCATCTCGACGACGAGAAGAGCCCCTTCGATCTGCTTGCGGCCCGTTCGACCTACTACGAGGAAACTATCCGGGCGATGATCGACGCCGCCGGAGCCGATCCCGACCGGATCGAGTTCGTCCGCGGTCGCGAGTTCGAACTCGACGAGGAGTACTCCCTGGAGTTGCTCCGGATGGCCGCCGAGACGACGATTTCCCGTGCCAAGCGCGCCGCCAGCGAAGTCGTCCGCGAGTCCGACTCGCCGAAGCTCGGCGGCCTGCTGTACCCGCTGATGCAGACGCTGGACGTGGATGCGCTGGACGCCGACATCGCGTACGGCGGGGTCGACCAGCGTGGCATCTACATGCTCTCCCGGGAGATTCTGCCCGATCACGGTGGCGACGCGCCGATCTGTCTGTTCGCGCCGCTGCTATCGGGCCTGTCGGGCGGGAAGATGAGTGCCTCCGACGCGGCTTCGAAAGTCAATCTGAACGACTCTCCCGAGGACGTCGCCGAGAAACTGGACGGCGCCTACTGTCCGATGGGCGAGGTCGAGGACAACGGGGTCCTGGAGTACGTCCAGCATCTCGTCTTCCCGATTCTCGGCCAGCGCGGTGAGTCGTTCGTGGTCGAACGCCCCGACAAATACGGCGGTGACCTGGTCTATGACAGCTACGAGGACCTCGAAGCCGACTTCCTCGAAGAGGAACTGCACCCGCAAGACCTCAAAAACGCCGCCGGTGAGTACATCTCCGACGTGATCGATCCGATCCGGACGCGGCTGAACGACCAGCCGGAACTGCTTGCCGAGGCGTATCCCGAGCGGTACGGTTCGACAGCCGACGAGTAG
- a CDS encoding AbrB/MazE/SpoVT family DNA-binding domain-containing protein produces the protein MSPMECYPTLRERGQVTIPEEVRKGLNLEEGDQLKLTVEKID, from the coding sequence ATGAGTCCGATGGAATGCTACCCGACACTCAGAGAACGCGGGCAAGTCACGATACCAGAAGAGGTCCGAAAGGGACTTAATCTGGAAGAAGGCGACCAGTTGAAACTTACCGTCGAAAAGATCGATTAA
- a CDS encoding DUF7510 family protein — MSESDSTDDDPRMAFDVEVRADRTILTIEAVRDAAVIVRSEAGERIYLPPEEFDTESKTTSPYSTSPYSATSETEDDADADDDMPSPYSKTTDDAPADGPEYGRTRTPQGIRIVHPDPVTDVRIVR; from the coding sequence ATGAGCGAGTCCGATTCCACCGACGACGATCCGCGGATGGCCTTCGACGTTGAGGTGAGGGCCGACCGAACGATCCTGACGATCGAGGCAGTGCGCGACGCGGCCGTCATCGTCCGCTCCGAAGCGGGCGAGCGGATCTATCTCCCGCCCGAGGAGTTCGACACGGAGTCGAAGACGACCAGCCCCTACAGTACGAGCCCGTACAGTGCAACGTCAGAGACCGAAGACGACGCGGACGCAGACGACGATATGCCGTCACCGTACAGCAAGACCACGGACGACGCGCCCGCCGACGGTCCGGAATACGGCCGAACCCGCACGCCCCAGGGCATCCGGATCGTCCATCCTGATCCGGTGACGGACGTTCGCATCGTTCGGTAA
- a CDS encoding phosphotransacetylase family protein: MDPIVVTSTEAATGKTAVSLGIAQLAKAAGHSVGYMKPKGTRLQSATGKTRDEDPMLARELLDLDAEMHELEPIVYTPTFIEEAIRGREQPEELRERVLENYEKLAEDRDLMVVEGTDRLSTGGIVDLTDPEIAEMIGANVVLLSRYDEADDVDEIIAAAEQIGDNFAGVLFNAVPDSELDQLTTDVVPFLESRGIDVLGVMPRVKELAGMTVGELAERLGAEVLTTDVSTDVFIERFSVGAMSAEGALTQFRRTQNAAMITGGDRSEIVTAALQASGIKCIILGGGFRPTGAVLGEAEKRGVPVLLLQSDTRMAIDRAEDVLQSGPTRNPETVDRMEKLLEDHADVDLLIGE; this comes from the coding sequence ATGGACCCAATAGTTGTCACCTCCACGGAAGCGGCGACCGGCAAGACGGCCGTCAGCCTCGGAATCGCCCAGCTAGCCAAGGCAGCGGGCCACAGCGTCGGTTACATGAAGCCCAAAGGCACGCGCCTGCAGAGCGCGACCGGCAAGACCCGCGACGAGGACCCGATGCTCGCGCGCGAGTTGCTGGACCTCGATGCCGAGATGCACGAACTCGAACCGATCGTCTACACGCCGACGTTCATCGAGGAGGCCATCCGCGGGCGAGAGCAGCCCGAGGAGCTTCGCGAGCGCGTCCTCGAGAACTACGAGAAACTGGCCGAGGATCGCGACCTGATGGTCGTCGAGGGGACCGATCGCCTCTCGACCGGTGGGATCGTCGATCTCACCGATCCCGAGATCGCAGAGATGATCGGCGCGAACGTCGTGTTGCTGTCCCGCTACGACGAGGCCGACGATGTCGACGAGATTATCGCCGCGGCCGAGCAGATCGGTGACAACTTCGCCGGCGTGCTGTTCAACGCCGTGCCGGACAGCGAACTCGACCAGTTGACGACCGACGTGGTCCCGTTCCTGGAGAGCCGCGGGATCGACGTGTTGGGCGTCATGCCTCGCGTCAAGGAACTGGCCGGGATGACCGTCGGCGAACTCGCCGAGCGCCTCGGCGCGGAAGTGCTGACGACCGACGTCTCGACGGACGTGTTCATCGAGCGGTTCTCCGTCGGCGCGATGTCCGCCGAGGGCGCGCTCACGCAGTTCCGGCGCACCCAGAACGCCGCGATGATCACCGGCGGCGACCGCTCGGAGATCGTCACCGCGGCGCTGCAGGCGTCCGGCATCAAGTGCATCATCCTCGGGGGCGGCTTCCGCCCGACCGGTGCCGTTCTCGGCGAGGCCGAGAAGCGCGGCGTCCCCGTGTTGCTGTTGCAGTCCGATACTCGCATGGCGATCGACCGTGCCGAAGACGTCCTCCAGAGCGGCCCGACTCGGAACCCGGAAACGGTCGATCGCATGGAAAAACTGCTCGAAGATCACGCTGACGTCGATCTCCTGATCGGCGAATAG
- a CDS encoding sugar phosphate nucleotidyltransferase, whose protein sequence is MDAIVLAGGFATRLWPITRNRPKMFLPIGETTVIDRIFRELEDDDRIDDVYVSTNEEFADVFRKHLEESPFEKPRLSVEEAREEDEKFGVVGALGELVEREGIDSDTLVIAGDNLISFSLSEFIDTFEDNDATTIAAYDVGNLERATQYGVIDVEDDRVVAFEEKPDDPPSTLVSIACYAFPANAIGLFETYLSGENNPDEPGWFIQWLLERSPVYAYTFEDAWFDIGTPDAYLDTVEWYLDGGTLVHPSATVENSDLGQNVHVMEGAEVIDASLERAVVFPNARIKDCRIYSSIIDENTELEEVNLSEAQIGAHTSLAQQQSPPAEWIWEQNRDSE, encoded by the coding sequence ATGGACGCAATTGTCCTCGCTGGCGGGTTCGCGACCAGGCTCTGGCCGATCACGCGCAACCGTCCGAAGATGTTTCTCCCGATTGGGGAAACGACGGTCATCGATCGGATATTCAGGGAACTCGAAGACGACGACCGCATCGATGACGTGTACGTCTCGACGAACGAGGAGTTCGCGGACGTCTTCAGGAAGCACCTGGAGGAGTCGCCCTTCGAGAAGCCGCGGTTGTCGGTCGAAGAGGCCCGCGAGGAAGACGAGAAGTTCGGCGTCGTCGGCGCGCTCGGCGAGCTGGTCGAGCGTGAGGGAATCGACAGCGATACGCTCGTGATCGCGGGCGACAACCTCATCAGCTTCTCGCTGTCGGAGTTCATCGACACGTTCGAGGACAACGACGCGACGACGATCGCCGCCTACGACGTCGGGAACCTCGAGCGGGCGACCCAGTACGGCGTGATCGACGTCGAGGACGACCGCGTCGTCGCCTTCGAGGAAAAGCCCGACGACCCGCCGAGCACGCTCGTCTCGATCGCCTGCTACGCGTTCCCTGCGAACGCGATCGGGCTGTTCGAGACGTACCTCTCGGGGGAGAACAACCCCGACGAACCCGGCTGGTTCATCCAGTGGCTGCTCGAACGCAGCCCCGTCTACGCTTACACCTTCGAGGACGCGTGGTTCGATATCGGGACGCCCGACGCGTATCTCGACACCGTCGAGTGGTACCTCGACGGCGGAACGCTCGTCCACCCATCGGCGACCGTCGAGAACAGCGATCTGGGGCAGAACGTCCACGTCATGGAGGGTGCGGAGGTGATCGACGCCTCGCTCGAACGGGCGGTCGTCTTCCCGAACGCGCGGATCAAGGACTGTCGGATCTACTCATCGATCATCGACGAGAACACCGAACTGGAGGAAGTCAACCTCTCGGAGGCACAGATCGGCGCACATACCTCGCTCGCACAGCAGCAGTCGCCGCCGGCCGAGTGGATCTGGGAACAGAACCGGGATTCGGAGTGA